The following proteins come from a genomic window of Alnus glutinosa chromosome 10, dhAlnGlut1.1, whole genome shotgun sequence:
- the LOC133879059 gene encoding secreted RxLR effector protein 161-like, with amino-acid sequence MAAPRSTHFSAVLCILRYLKGTLFHGLHFSSQSPLELHAYTNANWAGDPKNRRSTTGYCFLLGTSLISWRSKKQSVVAHSSTEAEYRALADTTSELIWLRWLLQDMSVSLSSATPVYCDNRSAIQIAHNDIFHERTKYIEIDCHFVCQHLL; translated from the coding sequence ATGGCTGCTCCCCGTTCTACTCACTTTTCTGCTGTCCTTTGCATCCTTCGTTACCTCAAGGGGACATTATTTCATGGGCTCCACTTCTCCTCTCAGTCTCCACTTGAGTTACATGCTTATACTAATGCAAATTGGGCAGGTGATCCTAAAAACCGTCGCTCCACCACCGGTTATTGTTTCCTACTTGGCACCTCTCTTATTTCTTGGCGCAGTAAGAAACAGTCTGTTGTTGCTCACTCCAGCACTGAGGCAGAATATCGTGCTTTAGCTGACACCACCTCGGAGCTCATTTGGTTGCGATGGCTTCTACAAGATATGAGTGTCTCTCTCTCCTCAGCTACTCCTGTCTACTGTGACAATAGAAGTGCTATTCAGATTGCCCATAATGATATTTTTCATGAACGGACCAAATatattgagattgattgtcaCTTTGTCTGTCAACATCTTCTTTAG